The following proteins are encoded in a genomic region of Xanthomonas cassavae CFBP 4642:
- the fis gene encoding DNA-binding transcriptional regulator Fis, which yields MNAAPSRPDSSRGAPKSPLREHVAQSVRRYLRDLDGSDADDVYEIVLREMEIPLFVEVLNHCEGNQSRAAAMLGIHRATLRKKLKEYGLT from the coding sequence TTGAACGCAGCCCCTTCTCGTCCTGACAGCAGTCGTGGCGCCCCCAAGTCGCCGCTGCGCGAACACGTGGCGCAGTCCGTGCGCCGTTATCTGCGCGACCTGGACGGCAGCGATGCGGACGACGTGTACGAGATCGTGCTGCGCGAAATGGAAATCCCGTTGTTCGTCGAAGTGCTCAACCACTGCGAAGGCAACCAGAGCCGCGCCGCGGCGATGCTGGGCATCCATCGGGCGACATTGCGCAAGAAGCTCAAAGAGTATGGGCTGACGTAA
- a CDS encoding DUF3426 domain-containing protein, whose product MSETPPPRRPLATFLHATPAAPALIPTPAVPPEQAPPAPMTELPPAPAQEPIPAPLAPRVPAPGSDVPDTARGGGTQGAPVAGVAAGPVAAQQAMANQHLTTTPPAAQAPPVAPAIKASAPTADASVAPVSPLASASSPASPSASAAPLASASPAVSAQPPASAEDASTADLHAPPTTPATGRADADATWGPDATAVHPGTQAPGATPLLPLPTPSAPAFARRGLGRPRLRASGRQWALLVGLVGVLALQIVIADRAHLAGDARWRPVVSAACTVLRCSLPAWREPAALTLLNREVRPMPGMPGVLQIQASFRNDARWAQAWPWLQLSLSDADGRVIGTRVLAPQEYLGQAPVEQDTLAPGQAVQVAFRVREPAASTAAFSFDFR is encoded by the coding sequence ATGTCCGAGACTCCGCCACCGCGCCGCCCCCTGGCCACGTTCCTGCATGCCACGCCCGCCGCCCCTGCGCTGATTCCGACGCCGGCAGTGCCGCCGGAACAGGCGCCACCCGCGCCGATGACCGAGCTGCCGCCGGCACCTGCCCAGGAACCGATACCGGCACCGCTTGCACCACGGGTCCCAGCACCCGGCAGCGACGTACCTGACACCGCGCGCGGTGGTGGCACGCAGGGTGCGCCGGTAGCCGGCGTCGCCGCCGGTCCAGTCGCAGCGCAGCAGGCGATGGCCAACCAGCACCTCACGACCACACCGCCGGCCGCCCAGGCGCCCCCTGTGGCGCCAGCCATCAAGGCGTCGGCTCCGACTGCGGACGCGTCTGTGGCACCTGTCTCGCCTCTGGCTTCTGCTTCATCCCCTGCCTCGCCGTCGGCGTCTGCCGCACCGCTGGCGTCTGCATCGCCAGCGGTGTCGGCCCAACCACCCGCATCGGCCGAAGACGCCTCTACCGCAGACCTGCACGCCCCTCCGACGACACCTGCCACCGGACGTGCCGACGCTGATGCAACATGGGGGCCGGATGCCACCGCCGTCCATCCGGGCACGCAAGCGCCTGGCGCCACGCCGCTGCTGCCGCTGCCCACGCCCAGTGCCCCGGCGTTTGCACGACGTGGTCTCGGCCGGCCGCGGCTGCGCGCCAGCGGCCGGCAATGGGCACTGCTGGTCGGCCTGGTGGGCGTGCTGGCCCTGCAGATCGTCATCGCCGACCGCGCGCACCTGGCCGGCGACGCACGCTGGCGGCCGGTGGTGAGCGCCGCCTGCACGGTGCTGCGCTGCAGCCTGCCGGCATGGCGCGAACCGGCCGCGCTGACCCTGCTCAACCGCGAGGTGCGGCCGATGCCCGGGATGCCCGGCGTGCTGCAGATCCAGGCCAGTTTCCGCAACGATGCGCGCTGGGCGCAGGCCTGGCCCTGGCTGCAGCTGTCGCTGTCCGACGCCGATGGCCGGGTGATCGGCACGCGCGTGCTGGCCCCGCAGGAGTATCTGGGGCAGGCGCCGGTCGAGCAGGACACGCTCGCACCCGGCCAGGCGGTGCAGGTGGCGTTTCGGGTGCGCGAACCGGCCGCAAGCACGGCTGCCTTCAGCTTCGATTTCCGCTAA